One Lutzomyia longipalpis isolate SR_M1_2022 chromosome 4, ASM2433408v1 DNA segment encodes these proteins:
- the LOC129795682 gene encoding uncharacterized protein LOC129795682 produces MKVIPGIILGYIGFCLIVSMTNQAEASGSLQDLVEEQKRQPQDQQPPYLQPTQKPTMKPTLKPTEQSAYYPTYQPTHYPTLQPTEHPTYLPTHYPTQQPTEYPTHYPTHQPTEYSTYQPTHYPTLQPTEYPTHQPTEQPTHYPTLQPTEYPTHQPTHQPTEHPTYQPTHYPTQQPTQKPPNHEIQTQPAPPNTSQPQFDIFFCNFGIWACISNWSDPSYTSCCVQEYVRCCSNSKNRDLCMETVVQKCW; encoded by the coding sequence ATGAAGGTAATTCCAGGAATAATTCTGGGATACATTGGATTTTGTTTGATTGTCTCAATGACAAATCAAGCAGAAGCTTCAGGAAGTCTACAAGATTTAGTTGAGGAACAAAAACGACAACCTCAGGATCAGCAGCCGCCATATTTGCAGCCAACACAGAAGCCCACAATGAAGCCAACTTTGAAGCCAACAGAACAGTCAGCATATTATCCAACATATCAACCAACACATTATCCAACACTGCAGCCAACAGAGCATCCAACGTATCTGCCAACACATTATCCAACACAACAGCCAACAGAATATCCAACACATTATCCAACACATCAACCAACAGAATATTCAACGTATCAGCCAACACATTATCCAACACTGCAGCCAACAGAATATCCAACACATCAACCAACAGAACAGCCAACACATTATCCAACACTGCAGCCAACAGAATATCCAACACATCAACCAACACATCAACCAACAGAACATCCAACGTATCAGCCAACGCATTATCCAACGCAACAGCCTACACAAAAGCCGCCAAATCATGAAATTCAGACGCAACCAGCGCCGCCTAACACAAGTCAGCCCCaatttgacatatttttttgcaactttgGCATCTGGGCCTGCATTTCAAATTGGTCCGACCCATCCTATACATCTTGTTGCGTCCAAGAGTACGTTCGATGTTGTagtaattcaaaaaatagGGACTTATGCATGGAAACAGTAGTACAAAAATGCTGGTAA